The Aggregatilinea lenta genome includes a region encoding these proteins:
- a CDS encoding vWA domain-containing protein yields MGGRRSRTHTDRKHGRYIQARPAGDRMDDIAFDATLRAAAPYQNQRDTSKMAYAIQKQDLQRKVRVRKSANLILFVVDASWSMAVSERMNATKGAIMSLLTDAYQRRDRVGLIVFQKDRAHLVLPPTNSVTLAKKALADIPVGGKTPLSAGLWMAYQVFHKEKLAHPDVMPLMILLTDGAGNVSMSELPPQEEAHRIADLIEDDAIRNVTINMEHAAFDQGLACQLAQRMGGPCLTLSELKAAALYETVRNELDQ; encoded by the coding sequence ATGGGCGGACGCCGCAGCCGCACCCATACCGACCGCAAGCACGGGCGCTACATCCAGGCGCGGCCCGCCGGGGACCGGATGGACGACATCGCCTTCGACGCCACGCTGCGCGCCGCCGCCCCCTACCAAAACCAGCGCGACACGTCCAAAATGGCCTACGCCATCCAGAAGCAGGACCTCCAGCGCAAAGTGCGCGTGCGCAAGTCCGCCAACCTGATCCTGTTCGTGGTGGATGCCAGTTGGAGCATGGCCGTGTCGGAGCGCATGAACGCCACCAAAGGCGCGATCATGTCGCTGCTGACCGACGCCTACCAGCGCCGCGACCGCGTGGGGCTAATCGTGTTCCAGAAGGACCGCGCGCACCTCGTGCTGCCGCCCACCAACTCCGTGACGCTGGCGAAAAAAGCTCTGGCGGACATCCCTGTCGGCGGCAAGACGCCGCTCTCGGCGGGGCTGTGGATGGCCTATCAGGTATTCCATAAGGAAAAGCTGGCGCATCCGGACGTGATGCCGCTCATGATCCTGCTGACCGACGGCGCGGGCAACGTCTCGATGTCCGAGCTGCCCCCGCAGGAAGAAGCGCACCGCATCGCGGACCTGATCGAGGACGACGCGATCCGCAACGTGACGATCAACATGGAACACGCCGCCTTCGACCAGGGCCTCGCGTGCCAGCTCGCGCAGCGGATGGGTGGCCCGTGCCTGACGCTCAGCGAGTTGAAGGCCGCCGCGCTGTACGAGACGGTCCGTAACGAACTGGACCAGTAA
- a CDS encoding ATP-binding protein has product MKRALVLNAVNPSIGGVLIRGERGTAKSTAARALAALLPDIEVVADCRFGCNPHEPERLCDECRERVARGEELPIAIRRTRLVDLPVSATEDRVVGTLDIEKAIQMGERQFDPGVLAAANRGILYVDEVNLLDDHVVDLLLDSAAMGINVVEREGISFQHPARFILVGTMNPEEGELRPQLLDRFALSVEVHGLANANERMAILERHIGFDVDPVGFHQSWLPREQELSARIDAGRRIVDKVRYTRRDLYTIANLTAGLHVDGHRADLVILKAARAHAAFEGRTQITERDILLAAELALPHRLKRGPFTETSLYEGELQDRLEHIADDYEEEAEADVTTTEAAENASSSKKKPVNP; this is encoded by the coding sequence ATGAAACGCGCGCTCGTGCTGAACGCCGTCAACCCCAGCATCGGTGGGGTATTGATCCGGGGCGAGCGCGGCACGGCCAAGTCTACAGCGGCGCGTGCCCTGGCTGCTCTACTCCCTGATATCGAAGTCGTGGCCGACTGCCGCTTCGGCTGCAACCCGCACGAACCGGAGCGTCTGTGCGACGAGTGCCGCGAGCGCGTGGCGCGTGGCGAAGAGCTGCCCATCGCCATCCGGCGTACACGCCTGGTCGATCTGCCCGTCAGCGCGACGGAAGATCGCGTCGTGGGTACGCTGGACATCGAAAAAGCGATCCAGATGGGCGAGCGCCAGTTCGATCCCGGCGTGCTCGCCGCTGCCAATCGCGGCATCCTCTACGTGGACGAAGTGAACCTGCTCGACGATCACGTCGTGGACCTGCTGCTCGACTCGGCGGCGATGGGCATCAATGTGGTCGAGCGCGAGGGCATCAGCTTCCAGCACCCGGCGCGCTTCATCCTGGTCGGCACGATGAACCCCGAAGAAGGCGAGCTGCGCCCGCAGTTGCTGGACCGCTTCGCACTGTCGGTCGAGGTTCACGGCCTGGCAAATGCCAACGAACGCATGGCGATCCTGGAGCGGCACATCGGCTTCGACGTCGATCCGGTTGGCTTCCACCAATCGTGGCTCCCCCGCGAGCAAGAGCTAAGCGCGCGGATCGACGCAGGCCGCCGCATCGTGGACAAGGTGCGCTACACGCGCCGCGACCTGTACACCATCGCCAACCTGACCGCCGGACTGCACGTGGACGGCCACCGCGCCGACCTCGTGATCCTGAAAGCTGCCCGCGCGCACGCCGCCTTCGAAGGCCGTACGCAGATCACCGAGCGCGACATCCTGCTGGCCGCCGAGCTGGCGCTGCCGCACCGCCTCAAGCGCGGCCCCTTCACCGAAACGTCGCTGTACGAAGGCGAGCTGCAGGACCGACTGGAGCACATCGCGGACGACTACGAAGAAGAAGCGGAAGCCGACGTCACGACCACAGAAGCCGCCGAAAACGCGTCGTCGAGTAAAAAAAAACCAGTGAATCCGTAG
- a CDS encoding SDR family NAD(P)-dependent oxidoreductase has translation MSQPIVLITGASRGLGEATARALAQMGARVVLNARSSDDLVAVAGRIRSAGGTAEVVVGDVSAPEICERLIQTALDRFGRIDALINNAAMLEPIAAIGDAERDDWTRHMAVNVIGPVLLTRAALASLRSRKGRVINVSSGAAVHPKATWAAYGASKSALNHLTTVLALEEPEITALAVAPGIIDTEMQALIRERGKGTMQEKDYQRFVGLHERGELRSPDEPGRALAVLALHAPHEWSGMFVTWDEDRITELVQQHTAS, from the coding sequence ATGAGCCAACCGATCGTTCTTATCACCGGGGCATCACGCGGGCTGGGCGAAGCGACGGCGCGCGCGCTGGCACAGATGGGCGCACGCGTCGTGCTCAATGCGCGCTCCAGCGACGATCTGGTCGCGGTGGCGGGTCGCATCCGCTCGGCGGGCGGCACGGCGGAAGTCGTAGTCGGGGACGTGAGCGCGCCGGAGATCTGCGAGCGGCTGATCCAGACCGCGCTCGACCGCTTTGGCCGCATCGACGCGCTGATCAACAACGCCGCCATGTTGGAACCCATCGCGGCGATTGGCGACGCGGAGCGCGACGACTGGACGCGCCACATGGCGGTTAACGTCATCGGCCCGGTGCTGCTGACGCGCGCCGCGCTGGCCTCGCTGCGCAGCCGCAAGGGTCGCGTGATCAACGTGTCAAGCGGGGCCGCCGTGCATCCCAAGGCGACGTGGGCCGCATATGGCGCGTCCAAGTCGGCGCTCAACCACCTCACAACCGTGCTCGCGCTCGAAGAGCCGGAGATCACCGCGCTGGCCGTCGCGCCGGGCATCATCGACACCGAGATGCAGGCCCTCATCCGCGAGCGTGGCAAGGGCACCATGCAGGAAAAGGACTACCAGCGCTTCGTCGGCCTGCACGAGCGCGGCGAGCTGCGCTCCCCTGACGAGCCGGGCCGCGCGCTGGCCGTGCTGGCGCTGCACGCCCCGCACGAGTGGTCCGGGATGTTTGTCACCTGGGACGAGGACCGCATCACGGAATTGGTGCAGCAGCACACCGCGTCGTAA
- a CDS encoding KamA family radical SAM protein — protein sequence MTSPATVYTPVIRSNIHTLPQFKALRTDLQHTILTVSAVFPFRTNRYVADLIDWQHVPNDPLYQLTFPQRGMLSSEDFAAVHRLIRRNASAAELQPVVNEIRMRHNPHPAGQLTYNVPHLNGEPLPGLQHKYRETVLFFPSRGQTCHAYCSYCFRWAQFIGDQDLRFAAKDSSGLTAYLRHHPEVTDVLITGGDPAVMKTRFLRDYIEPLLAPELAHVQSIRIGTKALAYWPQRFVTDDDADDLLRLFEEVNASGRHLAIMAHFSHPREMSTPVAQQAIRRLRDVGCEIRMQAPLIRYVNDDPQAWATMWRRGVGMGMIPYYMFVSRDTGPKNYFEVPLGESARIFRQAYNQVSGLARTVRGPVMSATPGKVLINGMTQIEGQRAFVLTFLQARDPDWVGRPFFAHYDPEATWLFDLKPAFGASASLFDPDTTYAAAS from the coding sequence ATGACGTCACCCGCAACTGTTTATACCCCCGTCATCCGCAGCAACATTCATACCCTGCCCCAGTTCAAGGCCTTGCGCACGGACCTTCAGCACACTATCCTGACCGTATCCGCCGTGTTCCCGTTCCGCACCAACCGCTACGTGGCGGACCTCATCGACTGGCAACACGTGCCCAACGACCCGCTCTACCAGCTTACGTTCCCCCAGCGCGGCATGCTCTCGTCGGAAGACTTCGCGGCAGTGCATCGCCTGATCCGCCGGAACGCGTCTGCTGCCGAGCTTCAGCCGGTGGTCAACGAGATTCGCATGCGTCACAACCCGCACCCCGCCGGGCAGCTCACGTATAACGTGCCGCACCTCAACGGCGAGCCGCTGCCGGGCCTCCAGCATAAATACCGCGAGACAGTACTGTTCTTCCCCAGCCGGGGACAGACCTGCCATGCGTACTGCTCCTACTGCTTCCGGTGGGCGCAATTCATCGGGGACCAGGATCTTCGCTTCGCCGCGAAGGATTCCTCCGGGCTGACGGCCTATCTGCGCCACCATCCTGAAGTCACCGACGTGCTGATCACGGGCGGCGATCCGGCGGTGATGAAGACGCGCTTCCTGCGCGACTACATCGAGCCGCTGCTGGCCCCCGAGCTGGCGCACGTCCAATCGATTCGCATTGGCACGAAGGCGCTCGCCTACTGGCCGCAGCGCTTCGTCACCGACGACGACGCCGACGACCTGCTGCGGCTGTTTGAAGAGGTCAACGCGTCGGGCCGCCATCTGGCGATCATGGCGCACTTCAGCCACCCGCGCGAAATGTCCACGCCGGTCGCCCAGCAGGCGATCCGCCGGCTGCGTGACGTGGGCTGCGAGATCCGCATGCAGGCGCCGCTTATCCGCTACGTGAACGACGATCCGCAAGCGTGGGCGACGATGTGGCGGCGCGGTGTGGGCATGGGCATGATCCCATACTACATGTTCGTCAGCCGCGACACCGGCCCCAAGAACTACTTCGAGGTGCCGCTGGGCGAATCGGCGCGCATCTTCCGGCAGGCATATAATCAGGTATCCGGACTGGCGCGCACCGTGCGCGGCCCGGTGATGTCGGCCACCCCCGGCAAGGTGCTGATCAACGGCATGACACAGATCGAGGGGCAGCGCGCCTTCGTGCTGACGTTTCTGCAAGCCCGCGATCCCGACTGGGTGGGCCGCCCGTTCTTCGCGCACTACGATCCTGAGGCGACGTGGCTGTTCGACCTGAAACCGGCCTTCGGCGCGTCCGCCTCACTGTTCGATCCGGATACAACCTACGCGGCGGCCTCGTAA